In Luteitalea sp., one DNA window encodes the following:
- the ysxC gene encoding ribosome biogenesis GTP-binding protein YsxC: MLPQVAVVGRSNVGKSSLINALAGTRVARVSAAPGKTRLINVYHVEVATPTSRSLYVVDLPGYGYTRGGSAARRLFDKLVRAYFAQPATESGGHGPSAALLVVDARHPGLANDVAAWKWLVALSCETAVVASKIDKLSRVERIRVIESWQTSLNAPVLAASAATGEGLERIRNLIVRLTSRPTPPPQGAP; the protein is encoded by the coding sequence ATGCTTCCGCAGGTCGCGGTGGTAGGTCGTTCCAATGTCGGCAAATCGAGCCTGATCAACGCCTTGGCCGGCACACGGGTGGCGCGCGTGAGTGCGGCACCCGGCAAGACCCGGCTGATCAATGTCTATCACGTGGAGGTTGCGACACCGACGTCCCGCTCGTTGTACGTCGTCGACCTCCCCGGTTACGGCTACACGCGCGGCGGATCGGCCGCGCGACGGTTGTTCGACAAACTGGTCCGTGCCTACTTCGCACAACCGGCGACAGAGAGTGGAGGGCACGGCCCGTCGGCAGCGCTACTCGTTGTCGACGCTCGACACCCTGGGCTCGCGAACGACGTCGCGGCCTGGAAATGGTTGGTGGCGCTGTCGTGTGAGACGGCAGTCGTCGCCTCGAAAATTGACAAACTTTCCCGCGTGGAGCGGATCCGCGTTATTGAATCATGGCAGACCTCGTTGAACGCTCCGGTCCTGGCCGCGTCGGCGGCGACCGGCGAAGGACTGGAAAGAATACGGAATCTCATCGTCCGGCTCACGAGCCGGCCAACCCCGCCCCCGCAAGGAGCCCCGTGA